Proteins encoded by one window of Dialister pneumosintes:
- a CDS encoding ADP-ribosylglycohydrolase family protein, producing MLEIDKVRGALLGEVCGDALGYPMKTLTTGKIIRRFGPFGLRTMITSKNKKAKALVSDSTQMMLATVDGLLWSDAKKLSSSDGVYRGFMRWFYSQTGEEPRRGQKSWTRRQPHEKDLCLVREKFMHERRMPETGVLNALSNEEKGTTDKDINNSKGSAVLTRNIPLGILYWDKPEEAFSVGAEISALTHSHATAYLAGGAVASLVSYLINGISLPKSIDKVNYLLSSRKGGENIIKLLTAAVEQANKHPAGKSGVWEHLDSIRSLGGGDIAEEALAIAVYCATVMDDPFEAVITAANHDGCSTVTGALTGALEGIRFGTSFLPAYWVECVEASEITSKMADMLFETEEKQRLTAQ from the coding sequence ATGCTCGAAATAGACAAAGTTCGAGGAGCATTGTTGGGAGAAGTATGTGGAGATGCTTTAGGATATCCGATGAAAACATTAACAACCGGCAAAATTATTCGTCGTTTCGGTCCATTTGGTCTTCGTACCATGATTACAAGTAAAAATAAAAAAGCAAAAGCGTTAGTATCTGATAGCACCCAAATGATGCTTGCCACTGTAGATGGGCTACTCTGGAGTGATGCTAAAAAATTAAGCTCATCTGATGGTGTGTACCGTGGGTTTATGCGTTGGTTTTATAGTCAAACCGGTGAAGAACCTCGTCGTGGGCAAAAATCTTGGACAAGAAGACAGCCGCATGAAAAAGACTTATGCTTAGTTCGTGAAAAATTTATGCACGAACGTAGGATGCCGGAAACCGGTGTTCTCAATGCACTGTCAAACGAAGAAAAAGGTACGACTGATAAGGATATCAATAATAGTAAAGGTAGTGCTGTACTTACACGTAATATTCCTCTTGGCATATTATATTGGGATAAACCGGAAGAAGCTTTTTCGGTGGGAGCAGAAATTTCCGCATTGACACATTCACATGCTACTGCTTATTTAGCAGGCGGGGCGGTAGCATCATTGGTATCTTATTTAATCAATGGAATCTCGCTTCCTAAATCGATAGATAAAGTGAACTATTTACTTTCTTCTCGTAAAGGTGGAGAAAATATTATTAAATTGTTAACGGCTGCTGTGGAACAAGCGAATAAACATCCTGCAGGAAAGAGTGGAGTTTGGGAGCATTTAGACAGTATACGTTCTTTAGGTGGCGGTGATATAGCAGAAGAAGCATTGGCAATTGCTGTATATTGTGCAACAGTTATGGATGATCCGTTTGAAGCTGTCATAACAGCAGCGAATCATGATGGTTGTAGTACCGTTACCGGTGCATTAACAGGCGCTTTAGAAGGTATTCGTTTTGGAACTTCTTTTTTACCTGCTTATTGGGTAGAGTGTGTAGAAGCAAGTGAAATTACTTCAAAGATGGCAGATATGTTATTTGAAACAGAAGAAAAACAGCGATTAACAGCACAATAA
- a CDS encoding flavin reductase, with protein MSFIQLSPEKWNFNVFNAIKNWMVLTAGTPSNCNSMIVSWGALGIMWNKPTASVYVRESRYTLPFMQEEDYFTLSILPMTYETDMKYLGSHSGRNENKYAKTNLHPISVGPAIGIEEANYIMVIKKQLVTKLDFCNYYDKEIYEQWYSHKDKNNDHYMFMGEIINIFKRI; from the coding sequence ATGTCATTTATTCAGTTATCCCCGGAAAAATGGAATTTCAATGTATTTAACGCCATAAAAAACTGGATGGTTCTTACAGCAGGCACGCCAAGCAATTGTAATTCTATGATTGTCTCTTGGGGAGCACTTGGCATTATGTGGAATAAGCCTACTGCCAGTGTATATGTCCGTGAAAGTCGATATACTCTACCTTTTATGCAAGAAGAAGATTATTTTACACTTTCTATTCTTCCTATGACCTATGAAACAGATATGAAATATTTAGGAAGCCATTCCGGAAGAAATGAAAATAAATATGCTAAAACTAATCTACATCCTATATCGGTAGGTCCCGCTATAGGAATTGAAGAAGCTAATTATATAATGGTTATAAAAAAACAATTAGTAACAAAATTAGATTTCTGCAATTATTATGACAAAGAAATCTATGAACAGTGGTATAGTCATAAAGATAAAAATAATGACCATTATATGTTCATGGGCGAAATTATAAATATTTTCAAACGAATTTAA
- a CDS encoding pyridoxamine 5'-phosphate oxidase family protein, translated as MEQKMRRKDREVTAFEEQISIVSRCKQVHIGMVEAGKAYIVPLDFGYRVKEGQLSFYCHSALEGRKINILKENPYVTFVLDHSFRIGLGNIPLMWTNAFESVMGEAKVVFLESQEDKLEATQLLMDRYDMGKIPESVYRTLNHMSCYRIDVISMTGKSNLTQVQRDTWGMIEDLQRKINDPTVLLSTIRKDLEALGGNN; from the coding sequence ATGGAACAAAAAATGAGACGTAAAGATAGAGAAGTTACTGCTTTTGAAGAACAAATATCTATTGTATCCAGATGTAAGCAGGTTCATATAGGAATGGTAGAGGCAGGAAAGGCTTATATTGTACCGCTTGATTTTGGATATCGAGTGAAAGAGGGACAATTATCTTTTTATTGTCATTCAGCATTGGAAGGTCGCAAAATCAATATATTAAAGGAGAATCCTTATGTTACTTTTGTTTTAGATCATTCATTTAGGATTGGATTAGGTAATATTCCTCTCATGTGGACGAATGCTTTTGAAAGTGTTATGGGGGAAGCAAAAGTAGTCTTTTTAGAATCACAGGAAGATAAATTGGAAGCAACTCAATTATTGATGGATCGTTATGATATGGGAAAGATTCCTGAATCTGTATATCGTACCTTGAATCATATGTCTTGTTATCGGATCGATGTGATTAGTATGACAGGCAAAAGCAATTTGACACAAGTACAACGCGATACTTGGGGTATGATAGAAGATTTGCAACGCAAAATTAATGATCCAACCGTTCTTTTATCAACAATCAGAAAAGATTTGGAAGCTTTAGGCGGAAATAATTAA
- a CDS encoding glycosyltransferase family 4 protein encodes MFAYAYTFLTALLVTFVLTPVVKKMAIKIGAVDKPNARKVHHGLIPRLGGLAIYAGFMISVLCTVGLSFEMVGIMIGATVLIVVGVIDDRWSLPAKVKLLGQILAAAIVVIGFGIQIDWLVLPYIGLLYLPTLISVPVTIFWIIGFVNTVNLIDGLDGLAAGVAAIASLAIAMLAFQMGQWVSAAAMVAMAGSALAFLQYNFNPAKIFMGDTGSMFLGYIIAVASVLGAMKTAAVTVLFVPVIALMVPIMDTLLAIIRRRISGIPVFAPDKSHLHHRLLAQGLNQKQVVLVMYALTAFFSCIALLVIHVSPIIGIVIVGGVVTIFILWAKKLGVLKKTFQNKEIDTF; translated from the coding sequence TTGTTTGCATATGCATATACATTTTTAACTGCATTGCTTGTGACTTTTGTACTTACACCTGTAGTAAAAAAGATGGCAATTAAAATAGGTGCAGTCGATAAACCGAATGCGCGTAAAGTACATCATGGACTTATTCCCCGTTTAGGTGGGCTTGCTATCTATGCAGGATTTATGATATCTGTTCTTTGTACGGTAGGTCTATCGTTTGAGATGGTCGGAATTATGATTGGAGCTACCGTTCTTATTGTTGTGGGAGTTATTGATGACAGATGGTCTTTACCTGCAAAAGTGAAGTTGTTGGGGCAAATATTAGCTGCTGCTATTGTGGTGATTGGGTTTGGAATTCAGATTGATTGGTTAGTTTTACCATATATCGGATTGTTGTATTTACCTACACTTATTTCGGTACCGGTCACTATATTTTGGATTATCGGTTTTGTGAATACAGTAAATTTGATTGACGGATTAGATGGATTGGCAGCAGGAGTAGCCGCCATTGCATCACTGGCTATTGCTATGTTGGCATTTCAAATGGGACAGTGGGTTTCTGCCGCAGCTATGGTAGCTATGGCAGGATCGGCACTGGCTTTTTTACAGTATAATTTTAATCCTGCTAAAATTTTTATGGGAGACACCGGTTCCATGTTCTTGGGGTATATTATTGCGGTTGCTTCTGTGCTTGGTGCTATGAAAACTGCGGCAGTAACCGTTTTATTTGTACCGGTTATTGCACTTATGGTTCCCATTATGGATACCCTATTGGCAATTATTCGTCGTAGAATCAGTGGGATTCCTGTATTTGCACCGGATAAGAGTCATTTGCATCATAGATTGCTTGCTCAAGGATTGAACCAGAAACAGGTTGTTCTTGTTATGTATGCTTTAACAGCCTTCTTTTCTTGTATTGCGTTATTAGTTATTCATGTATCGCCTATTATCGGAATAGTAATTGTAGGGGGCGTTGTAACAATATTCATTTTATGGGCTAAGAAGTTAGGTGTTCTAAAAAAAACTTTTCAAAATAAAGAAATAGATACATTTTAA
- a CDS encoding YigZ family protein: MLLPYIAPTTSFRKEIEIKKSLFIADIIPIQTIEEAVTTLASKKKEFKDATHHCYAYRIGTTQIIEKSGDDGEPSGTAGHPMLHVLQKNKLTYTLAVVTRYFGGIKLGTGGLTRAYSGCLSECIKFANFSAYTPHIRGSLIIPYTAMGAFEHYILSTDIHIIDRKFTHKVEIIFLSLPNTLEKHLRYITDMTGGQSIYTKIKEEYLPLPTKTKDTD; the protein is encoded by the coding sequence ATGTTATTACCTTATATTGCTCCCACTACATCCTTTAGAAAAGAAATAGAAATAAAAAAATCTCTTTTCATTGCAGATATAATCCCTATACAAACTATAGAAGAAGCAGTAACTACACTAGCATCCAAAAAAAAAGAGTTTAAAGATGCTACTCACCATTGTTATGCTTATCGTATCGGCACCACACAAATCATAGAAAAGTCCGGAGATGATGGTGAACCATCCGGTACGGCAGGACATCCTATGCTCCATGTATTACAAAAAAACAAATTAACTTATACACTGGCAGTCGTCACTCGTTACTTTGGTGGAATCAAACTAGGTACGGGAGGACTCACAAGAGCCTATTCCGGTTGTCTTAGTGAATGTATAAAATTCGCAAATTTTTCAGCATATACACCACATATAAGAGGAAGTCTTATTATCCCTTACACAGCTATGGGTGCTTTTGAACATTATATTTTATCAACGGATATTCATATTATAGACCGAAAATTTACACACAAAGTAGAAATTATATTTTTATCCTTACCCAACACCTTAGAAAAGCATCTTCGTTATATAACGGATATGACAGGAGGGCAATCCATTTACACAAAAATAAAAGAGGAATATCTACCTTTACCCACCAAAACAAAAGACACCGATTAA